From a single Ooceraea biroi isolate clonal line C1 chromosome 12, Obir_v5.4, whole genome shotgun sequence genomic region:
- the LOC105285053 gene encoding microsomal glutathione S-transferase 1, with protein sequence MVAVNAELLKVFGFWGSVLVLKMLAMVPLTARQRFQKKIFANEDDTKIVGGKVVYNDADVERVRRSHLNDLENIVPWFIITYLWLTTGPSYWMAKTLIQTFVLARIVHTFSYAVCPQQPMRAISFFVGFGTMGYEALTTLLYYC encoded by the exons ATGGTTGCTGTAAACGCAGAGCTACTGAAAGTTTTTGGTTTTTGGGGCAGTGTACTGGTCCTCAAAATGCTGGCGATGGTGCCGCTGACTGCGCGACAACGTTTCCAGAAGAAG ATATTTGCCAACGAGGATGATACGAAGATAGTAGGTGGAAAAGTAGTATATAATGACGCAGATGTGGAACGTGTACGACGATCGCATTTGAATGATCTGGAGAACATTGTGCCATGGTTCATAATCACATACCTCTGGTTAACCACTGGACCTTCATACTGGATGGCTAAAACTTTGATACAAACGTTTGTTCTGGCTCGTATAGTTCACACCTTCTCCTACGCTGTTTGTCCGCAACAGCCTATGAGAGCGATATCTTTCTTTGTGGGATTCGGAACTATGGGTTATGAAGCACTTACcacattgttatattattgctAA